A segment of the Longimicrobium sp. genome:
CACCGACTTCCGTTACGACGACGGCCGTAGAAACCTGCGCACGCCGCTGCGAGACCTCTTCGTCGAAGCCGTTCGCGATCTGAATAATGCCGTGTTCGACAACGGGCGGGACAACCGCGTGATTTGCGGGGATGCCGCCGGGCTGGACCCGAAGGGCTTCGATCTGGTGTATTTCGATCCGCCGTACGCGCCGCCGAGAGACGACAGCGACTACATCAAGCGCTACCACTTCCTCGAAGGGCTCTCGGTCTACTGGCGCGGGCTCAAGATCATGGAGCGCACCGCCACGAAGAAGATCGAGAAGCGATTTACTCCGTTCGCCTACAAGCGCACGATCCGGAGCGCACTCACCGATCTGTTCCATCGTTTCCGCGACAGCATCATCGTACTGTCGTACAGCTCCAATTCCGTTCCGGGGCAGGACGAGGTCCATGAGCTTCTCGCGGCAGAGAAGCAGAGGGTGGATGTCCATACGATCCCGCATCGCTACTCGTTTGGTACGCACGCCGCGGCCAAGCGCAGGGTCGTCCAGGAATTCGTCTTCGTGGGAAGGTAGCCGTTGGTGAGCTCCGCCATCTCGTTTTCCGATCTGCTTTCATCGCTCGCCGATCTGGGGCGAGTGGTACGGGAAAACCCCGAGCTCCAGGAACGGATCCATTCGCTCGTCGAGGAGCTGCGGGTCGCGGGAGAACCGACCCGCGATTCGATCGCGGAGTTCATGTCGAGACATCCGGACTCGGTACCTGTACTCGCTACGGTCGCCGGACTCACGCGAGAGATGTTGAAGAATCAGCTGAGACACCGGATGGGAACCAGTAGCTGGAGCAAGCTGGCGCGGACGAATCCCTCAGAACTGGTCGACACCCTCGACGCGTTCGGGCTGGTCGCGCGGCTCGGGGAGCAGATGCAGCGAAGCTGGACGTTCGAGGATGTTCTGCTCGAGCGCTACCTGTGGTCGCAGCGCGGCGCATCCGGCGCCATCGGCAGAGGGAGGGGATTGGAAGATCAGGTGGAGGCCGTCGTCCGGCGCCTTGGCCTGCCCATGCAGTTGCGGACGCAGTTCAATGGACGGGGTGGCGCATCCGCCCCCTGTGACCTGGCGGTTCCCGCCGGGGGAGATCAGGCGCAGATCGTCGTCGCGATGAAAGGCTTCAACTCGACGGGAAGCAAGCTCAGCGACGCGGTGCGAGAGATCGTGGCGATGGCAGACGCCCGGCTACCGCATCAGTTTGTGTTCGCCGTGATCGATGGGATCGGCTGGAAGAGCCGCCAATCCGATCTGCGCCGCATCTACGCTCTGTGGGAACGCCGTTCCATCGACGGCCTCTACACCCTCGCCCATCTCGACCGCTTCGAGCAGGATCTCCGCTCGGCCGCCGCTCGCCTGTCGATTCACGCCGACGCACCTGCCTGACAGCGGCCACCATCGTCGTGCTTGACCCAGCCGAGGCAGGAATACACACTGGGATCACGCCGTCTGCAAGACCTCCCCCCTGCCACACCTGCTCCCGAGACACCCCCATGCAACAGATCAAGGGCACCATCCTGAAGTCGCGGCTCGGGTTCGTGGAGCAGCACTGGGGGCGCGAGGGGGTGGAGCGCGTGGTGGGCTCGCTCCCGGACGAGGACCAGAAGGCGCTGCGTACGGTGCTCACCGTCAAGTGGTACCCGTTCGAGATCGGCGAGCGGCTGGACGCGGCCATCGTGGAGGTGCTGGCCGGCGGGCGCAGCGAGGTGTTCGAGCGGCTGGGCGCCGCCTCGGCCGACGCGAACCTGACCACGCTCCACAAGCAGTTCCTCAGCCCCGGCCGGCCGCACGTGTTCCTGGGCAAGGCGCCGCAGATCTACGGCTTCTACTACGAGACCGGCCGGCGCACCTACGAGCAGACCGGCGACCATTCGGGGGTGATGACCACGTACGAAGCCGAGACCTTCAGCGTGCCCGACTGCCTGACGGTGGTCGGCTGGTACCGCCGCGCGCTGGAGATGTGCGGCGCGGAAGGCGTCTACATCGTCGAGGACGAGTGCCGCGCAAAGGGCGGCCAGGTGTGCCGCTACCGCATCGAGTGGAAGGACGTGGCAGGCGCGAGCGCGTAAGCCACGCGTAGCCTCCGGTACAATCCTCGCATCCCGGCGTGCGCGCCGGGGCGCCCGCGGTGGGCGCCGCGGCGCGCGTTGCTTACCGGCAACCTCGAGGATCGGGAGGGGGAGATGCGCTACGCGAGCGCGATCGTCTGCTGCTGCCTGGCGGCGGCGGCGTGCAGGGGGGATGACAGGCCGGACGAGACGGCCGCCGCGCCGGCCATCGACTCGGCCGTGGCGGGGATCACGGGCGACACCGTGCGCGACACCACCAACGCGGTCGGCGACACCACAGTCACCGCCACGGCCGTGATGCAGGACGCGGCGGGGAAGGAGCTCGGCACGGTGACGCTGACCGACGCCGCCGACGGAATCGCCGTGAGCGGCGCGATCACCGGACTGCCACCGGGCGAGCACGGCTTCCACGTGCACGCGGTCGGACAGTGCGCGCCGCCGTTCGAGTCCGCCGGGCCGCACTGGAACCCGTCGAGCAAGCAGCACGGCACGCTGAACCCCGCCGGCCCGCACGCGGGCGACCTGGGGAACCTGAACGTGGGCCCCGCGGGAACGGTGACCGCGGCCGGCACCACGCGTGGCGGCAGGCTGTCCGAGCTGCTGGACGCCGACGGCGCCGCGCTGGTGGTGCACGAAAAGGTCGACGACTACCGGACCGACCCGTCGGGCAACTCCGGCGCCCGCATCGCCTGCGGCGTGATCCAGCGCGCGCCCTGACGGATCGCCATCACCGAACGGTCGGGCGGCCGCCGCGGAGCGATCTCCGCGGCGGCCGCATCGTTTCCCGCACCTCCGTCGCCACCCCGATGACGGGGAAGGCTTTCCGTCATGGTTCCTTTACGTCGGCGGTCCGGGGGCATTATCATCAGTTTCCATCCATCCTTCCGGCTGGCTCCTGTCCGTGCGGAGCTGGCGGCCGGTCGTTCGCGCGGCGGTCCATCCCCCCTCCCGATGCGCTCCCGTTCCCTGCAGCTCGCCGGAATCGTCGCTGCGCTCCTGCTCGCCGCAGGCGGCGCCGCGATGTGGCTGCACGGCTCCACGCGGCCGCCCGCGCCGGCCGAGCTTATGGAGGCGCTCTCGCGCGCAGGGGTCACGCGTGGCTTCGGGCCGCGGCTTTCCATCCAGGTGGAATACCGGACGTGCCGCCAGGTGTACGGGCCTGATCCGGGCGTCCCGATGACGGAATGCCCCGCCGACACCCCTTCCGCGCGGCTGCGCCGAACCGTGGGCCGCGCCAAGGCGCGGGTACGGCAGGGTGCCGACCCCACGGCCATGCACGTGGTCGCGCTCGGCGACCTTCTCTCCGCGGGCGACCCTGCGCTCGAGCGCGCCATCTCCGTGCTGCAGTCGGTGGCGCTCCTCACCGACGCCCCGGCCGATGCGCTGTCCGACCTCGCCGCGGCCCATCTGGTGCGCGCCGAGCGGAGGCAGTCTCCGCGCAACCTCCTGGAGGCGGTGGAGGCGGCCTCGCGCGCGCTGGAGGCGGACTCCGGGCACCCTGCGGCCCGGTGGAACCTGGCCTACGCGCTCACACGCCTCGGCGTCGACGGAGAGGCGTCGCGAGCGTGGGCCGCCTATCGCGCCGTCGACTCCGTCTCCGGGTGGGGCCGCGAATCGGGTCGGTGGGCCGGCGGGCTCGCCGCCGCCCGCACATCGGGTCGCGGCGTATCGCCCCAGGAGGAGGCGGCACGAGGGTGGATCGGCGAGCTGGGAGCCTGGGCAGACGCCGTGCAGCGCGGCGATTACGCTGGCGCCGAGGCGCACCTTCGCGCCGCGGAGATGATCGGCAGCGCCCTCGAGCGCGGCGGGCGTGACGCGACCCTGGCCGACGCCGTGCGCTTCATCCGGGTCCACGAACACAGTCGTCAGCAACTGCGCCCGCTTGCGGAGGCACACCGCGACTACGCGCGCGGCCGCGCGCTCTATGACGCGGGAAACCGCAGGGAAGCCGCACCCTGGCTGGAACGAGCCGCCTCGTCGCCGGCCGCTTCGCCGGCATTGCGGGAGTGGGCCTCGCTCTTCCACGCCGCCACCCTCGTCTACGGCGGCCGCAAGGCGGCGGGCGAACGGGTGATGCGCGGGGTTGCGGCCGGCTGCGACACCCTTCGCGCGGCCGCCCTGGCCGGGCGAGCGTACTGGATGCTCGGCACGACGCTGAACCAGGCGGGCCACCTGGAGGGCGCGCGGGCAGCCTACGAGACCGCGGCGCGCTTCCTCGCCCGCGCGGGTGAGTCGGAGAACGAAGGCACGGTCCAGTACCTCAAGGGCGAGGTAGAATTCGCGGCCGGCAATGCCCTCGGCGGATACGAGCAAGCCTACCGCGCACTTCGAACGCTGCGGCCGTACCGCGCTTCGAGGTGGCTGCACAACCAGCTGCAGGTGGCGGCAACCGCTTCCGCGGCCGCCGGACTGCCGCGCACCGCCATCCTGCTGCAGAACGAGAGCCTGGAGGTGGGACGAAGGACGGGAATCCCCATCTACGCCGTGGAGGCCCTGCTCGCCCGCGCGCAGTTGCTGTCGGCGGCGGGAAGGACGGTCGAGGCCCGGGCCGACGTGGATTCTGCCAGGACCCGGATCGCCGGGCTCGCACCGGAAGAGAAGGCCTGGGCCGAGGCCGACCTTCGCCTTGCCGAGGCGCGCCTGGTGGGAGAAACCGCACCGCGCAGGGCAGCCGACGCGCTGGATCGGGTGGTGGCGTCGCCCGCATCGACCCAGACGGTGCAGCGAGAGGCCGCCGCCCGGCTCGCCCGCGCGGACGCGCTGCTCCGCATTGGCGATCCCACCGCGGCGGCGGCGGATCTGGAGCGCGTGATCTACCTCGTCGACAGCTTGCGTGCCGTGGCCCGGAGCGGCTCGCTCCGCGCGTCCCTTGCCGACCTCGCCCGCGGTGTCTTCGACCGCATGGTGATGCTGCAGGTGAACACGTCGAGCCCTGAGCGGGCGCTCGCCTACCTGGAGCGTGGGCGCGAGGCGTTCGCGCCCCTCGGCCGCGGCGCGGGAACGGCCGCGACCCTGCCCTTGCCACGAGGCGGCGAGGCCGGGATCGAGTACGCGC
Coding sequences within it:
- a CDS encoding DNA adenine methylase is translated as MDLALDLGLDATAALLASTPRTQRYPRLRYMGSKYRVVPHLAGIFADLQFDRALDSFSGSGVVAYALKEMGKEVVANDFLSFPSTVARALVENSHVRLEREDLEYLLSPSEDGRDFITRTFEGLYFPAEDHAFLDAAWSHIDALPPYKRDLAISALCLAAARKQPRGVFTITDFRYDDGRRNLRTPLRDLFVEAVRDLNNAVFDNGRDNRVICGDAAGLDPKGFDLVYFDPPYAPPRDDSDYIKRYHFLEGLSVYWRGLKIMERTATKKIEKRFTPFAYKRTIRSALTDLFHRFRDSIIVLSYSSNSVPGQDEVHELLAAEKQRVDVHTIPHRYSFGTHAAAKRRVVQEFVFVGR
- a CDS encoding TIGR02265 family protein; protein product: MQQIKGTILKSRLGFVEQHWGREGVERVVGSLPDEDQKALRTVLTVKWYPFEIGERLDAAIVEVLAGGRSEVFERLGAASADANLTTLHKQFLSPGRPHVFLGKAPQIYGFYYETGRRTYEQTGDHSGVMTTYEAETFSVPDCLTVVGWYRRALEMCGAEGVYIVEDECRAKGGQVCRYRIEWKDVAGASA
- a CDS encoding superoxide dismutase family protein — its product is MRYASAIVCCCLAAAACRGDDRPDETAAAPAIDSAVAGITGDTVRDTTNAVGDTTVTATAVMQDAAGKELGTVTLTDAADGIAVSGAITGLPPGEHGFHVHAVGQCAPPFESAGPHWNPSSKQHGTLNPAGPHAGDLGNLNVGPAGTVTAAGTTRGGRLSELLDADGAALVVHEKVDDYRTDPSGNSGARIACGVIQRAP
- a CDS encoding CHAT domain-containing protein, whose protein sequence is MRSRSLQLAGIVAALLLAAGGAAMWLHGSTRPPAPAELMEALSRAGVTRGFGPRLSIQVEYRTCRQVYGPDPGVPMTECPADTPSARLRRTVGRAKARVRQGADPTAMHVVALGDLLSAGDPALERAISVLQSVALLTDAPADALSDLAAAHLVRAERRQSPRNLLEAVEAASRALEADSGHPAARWNLAYALTRLGVDGEASRAWAAYRAVDSVSGWGRESGRWAGGLAAARTSGRGVSPQEEAARGWIGELGAWADAVQRGDYAGAEAHLRAAEMIGSALERGGRDATLADAVRFIRVHEHSRQQLRPLAEAHRDYARGRALYDAGNRREAAPWLERAASSPAASPALREWASLFHAATLVYGGRKAAGERVMRGVAAGCDTLRAAALAGRAYWMLGTTLNQAGHLEGARAAYETAARFLARAGESENEGTVQYLKGEVEFAAGNALGGYEQAYRALRTLRPYRASRWLHNQLQVAATASAAAGLPRTAILLQNESLEVGRRTGIPIYAVEALLARAQLLSAAGRTVEARADVDSARTRIAGLAPEEKAWAEADLRLAEARLVGETAPRRAADALDRVVASPASTQTVQREAAARLARADALLRIGDPTAAAADLERVIYLVDSLRAVARSGSLRASLADLARGVFDRMVMLQVNTSSPERALAYLERGREAFAPLGRGAGTAATLPLPRGGEAGIEYALIGDTLLSWVVDRTGVRLTRTSVDRERLLQTTRRVSAALQAEADEESVAEDLAFLYGLLMRPLRGLPDGPGAEIVIVADGEIAAIPFAALRDGPKGRYLVQDRTLRFAATLHDAFGTVARSDAPRWRTLVIEPGDAAARAADLSPLPTAAREAASIAAAYPVARIISGDSATPEAVTSAMGQAAVVHYAGHAVFDDERPEQSFLALAPGAGMGGGRLTATDIEMLRLDAVRLVVLSACETQRAQDRRSGGFSGLTAALMRAGAGGVIGTLWKVDDRLASPLVTEFHRAYRTSGDASQALRTAQLRMLASPDAALRSPAAWAAFRYSGS